The following is a genomic window from Niabella soli DSM 19437.
ACGGAGCGATCAATGGGTAACCATGTACGCCAACCGGTTTAAACCCGTGCTTACGGGAAACACAGTAAAAGGATCGGTGATGCCAAACGTTCAGGGAATGGGCTTAAGAGATGCGATAGGGTTGCTGGAACGTATGGGGCTCCGGGTAAAAATACAGGGAAGCGGAAAAGTGGCAGGTCAATCCATTGCCCCGGGTACTTCCTTCACAAAAGGACAGGCGGTTATTTTAAATCTGGCATAAACAAAAACGTGCAGTTAAGCGAACTACTATATAAAACCAAATTACAATCGGTAAGCGGGAATACTGCGCTGGATATTACTGCGGTTTGTATCGACTCCCGGAAGATAACGCCCGGATGTGTTTTTATAGCCGTGCGGGGTGGGGTAGACGGGCACCAGTTCATTGACAATGCGGTTCAAAATGGCGCTATAGCGGTTGTTTGCGAAACGCTGCCGGAAAACAGGAAAGAAGGCGTTGTATATGTTCAGGTAGAAAGCAGCGCAGCAGCAGCGGGCATCATTGCCCATAATTTTTATGGACGCCCGTCGGAAAAGCTGAAACTGACCGGTGTTACCGGCACCAATGGCAAAACAACCATTGCAACGCTGCTGTATAAATTGTTCAGCAAGCTGGGCTATGCCTGCGGCCTGATCAGCACGGTTCAGAACCTGGTTGGCAACGAGCTGCTGGAAGCTACGCACACCACACCAGACCCCGTTAGTTTAAACCGGCTGCTGGCCTACATGGTGGAGCAGGGTTGTGCGTATGCTTTTATGGAAGTAAGCTCCCATGCTATTCATCAGCACCGGGTGGCAGGGTTGGAGTTTGCCGGGGCGGTCTTCAGCAATATCACACACGATCACCTGGATTATCATAAGACCTTTGATGAATACATCCGGGTAAAAAAAGCCTTTTTTGATGCCTTGCCGAAACAGGCATTTGCATTAACGAATATTGACGACAAGCGTGGCCTGGTGATGACCCAAAATGCCAGTGCAACCGTTAAGACCTATAGTTTAAAGGCGGTCAGCGATTTTAAAGGGAAGATCATTGACAATAATATTATGGGCCTGCACATGATGGTGAACGACCAGGAAGTGCATTTCCGTTTGATCGGGGAGTTTAATGCCTATAATCTGCTGGCGGTATATGGCGCGGCTGTTTGCCTGGGCGAAGACAAGCTGCAGGTGTTGCAAACCCTCAGTATGCTGAGTGGCGCGGCCGGCCGGTTCGATTATATCATTTCAGCAAAAGACAAAGTGATCGGCATTGTTGACTATGCGCATACCCCGGACGCCCTGCTGAATGTGCTGGCTACTATAAAAAAACTGAGAAAAGGATTTGAGCAGGTGATAACTGTGGTAGGCTGTGGCGGCAACCGGGATAAAACGAAGCGGCCCATTATGGCTGAGGTGGCCTGTGAATACAGCGACCGGATCATTCTTACCAGCGATAACCCGCGGAACGAAGACCCGCAGGATATTATAAGAGATATGGAGGCGGGTGTGAACGCGGGGTGCAGACGAAAATGTCTTTCGATTGTAGACCGGAAGGAAGCGATTAAAACAGCCATAAGCCTGGCAAATGCCGAAGATATTGTATTGGTTGCCGGTAAGGGGCATGAAACCTACCAGGAGATCAACGGCGTGCGGAATCATTTTGACGATAAAGAAACGGTTAAAGAAATATTTGAATTATTGGAGAAGTAGCGGTGGGTTGATAAGTTGAAAAGTTTATAGGTTAACAAGGTTAAACCCTTGTCAACATTTTAACCTGTAAACTTTTAAACTCAACATTGGCACATTATCACATTAGCTAATTAGCAAATTAATATGTTGTATCATCTGTTTGAATGGTTTAAGTTACACGGGATCAATTTTCCGGGGAGGAATCTGATGGACTTTATCACCTTCCGGGTAATGATGGCGGTATTGTTGGCATTGACCATTACACTCATATTTGGTAAAAGGCTGATTGAGATATTGCGCAGGAAGCTCGCCGGTGAAAGCGTGCGCGACCTGGGGTTGGCAGGTGAACAGGCAAAAAAAGGAACGCCTACAATGGGCGGACTGATTATCATTTTGGGCATACTGGTGCCCACGCTGCTTTTTGCAAGATTGGATACGGTATATATCCTGTTGATGTTATTTGCAACGATCTGGTTAGGGGCGGTTGGATTTACAGATGATTACCTGAAGCTGCGTGCAAAAAGAATTGCCGCTGAAAAGGGCGAAGTGTATAAAAAAAGCGATAAAGACGGGCTGGCGGGTAAGTTTAAAATTTTCGGACAGGTAGTACTGGGCATCACCGTTGGGTCTGTTTTGTATTTTAACAGCAATGTGAAAATATGGAGGGAATATATCGGTACGCCGGGTTCTAATGAAACAGAAGTGATCACCAAAACGGTAAACAATAAAACAAAACATTTTGTACCCAGTAAAGATCCCATAACAACGATCCCTTTTGTAAAGAACCATGAGTTTAATTATTCCAGGTTATTGCCCGAGGCCGTACGGCCCTATTCATGGGTATTGTATATAGCTATTGTGGTATTTATAATTGTTGCGGTTTCAAACGGGGCGAACATAACAGACGGGCTGGACGGGCTGGCTACCGGAACGTCGGCCTTGATCGGGGTGATGTTGGGCATTTTCGCCTATGCCAGCGGCAACTTCAATTTTGCAGACTACTTAAATATAATGTATATCCCCAACCTGGGTGAGTTGTCCATTTTTCTGGCAGCGATGATCGGGGCCTGCGTCGGCTTTCTTTGGTACAACTCGTATCCCGCGCAGGTATTTATGGGTGATACGGGAAGTTTAACATTGGGGGGGATTATCGCATCGATCGCAATTATTGTGCACAAAGAGTTGCTGATCCCCATTTTTTGCGGGGTTTTTCTGGTGGAGAATGTCAGCGTGATGTTGCAGGTAGCCTATTTCAAATATACAAAACGAAAATATGGTGAAGGGCGCAGGATCTTTTTGATGAGCCCGCTGCACCATCATTACCAGAAATTGGGATACCATGAATCAAAGATTGTAACCCGGTTCTGGATCGTGCAGATCATGTTGGTAGTAGTGTGTATTGTAACCTTAAAGCTGCGGTAGGCAATGGCGAAGCGTTTAGTGATATTAGGAGGCGGAGAAAGCGGTGTGGGTGCGGCTTTGCTGGGAAAGCAAAAAGGGTATGATGTTTTTTTATCCGATGGAAGTTCTTTGAAAGAAGTATATCGTAACGAATTGCAGCAGGCGGCAATTGACTGGGAGGAAGGCGGGCACACAGAAACATTGATATTGAACGCTGATGAAATTGTGAAAAGCCCGGGCATCCCTGAAAAAAATGAACTGGTTAAAAGAATACGGGCAAAAGACATTCCGGTGATCAGCGAAATAGAGTTGGCGTATCGTTTTGCAGGTGACAGCCGGATCGTGGCCATTACCGGGAGTAACGGTAAAACCACCACCACTTCGCTGATCCATCATATTTTAAAGACCGGCGGTCTGGATGCGGCGCTGGTGGGCAATATTGGCGAATCATTCGCCAAACAGGTGGCATTGGACCCCAAACCGGTTTATGTGGTGGAGGTGAGTAGTTTTCAACTGGATGATATTGACCGCTTCCGGCCTTATATCGCAGTATTGACCAATATCACAGAAGATCACCTGGATCGTTATGAATACAATTTCAATAATTATATCGCAAGCAAGTTCCGGATCATAAAAAATCAGGAGGCAACCGATTATTTTATATACAACGAAGATGATGA
Proteins encoded in this region:
- a CDS encoding UDP-N-acetylmuramoyl-L-alanyl-D-glutamate--2,6-diaminopimelate ligase — protein: MQLSELLYKTKLQSVSGNTALDITAVCIDSRKITPGCVFIAVRGGVDGHQFIDNAVQNGAIAVVCETLPENRKEGVVYVQVESSAAAAGIIAHNFYGRPSEKLKLTGVTGTNGKTTIATLLYKLFSKLGYACGLISTVQNLVGNELLEATHTTPDPVSLNRLLAYMVEQGCAYAFMEVSSHAIHQHRVAGLEFAGAVFSNITHDHLDYHKTFDEYIRVKKAFFDALPKQAFALTNIDDKRGLVMTQNASATVKTYSLKAVSDFKGKIIDNNIMGLHMMVNDQEVHFRLIGEFNAYNLLAVYGAAVCLGEDKLQVLQTLSMLSGAAGRFDYIISAKDKVIGIVDYAHTPDALLNVLATIKKLRKGFEQVITVVGCGGNRDKTKRPIMAEVACEYSDRIILTSDNPRNEDPQDIIRDMEAGVNAGCRRKCLSIVDRKEAIKTAISLANAEDIVLVAGKGHETYQEINGVRNHFDDKETVKEIFELLEK
- the mraY gene encoding phospho-N-acetylmuramoyl-pentapeptide-transferase — encoded protein: MLYHLFEWFKLHGINFPGRNLMDFITFRVMMAVLLALTITLIFGKRLIEILRRKLAGESVRDLGLAGEQAKKGTPTMGGLIIILGILVPTLLFARLDTVYILLMLFATIWLGAVGFTDDYLKLRAKRIAAEKGEVYKKSDKDGLAGKFKIFGQVVLGITVGSVLYFNSNVKIWREYIGTPGSNETEVITKTVNNKTKHFVPSKDPITTIPFVKNHEFNYSRLLPEAVRPYSWVLYIAIVVFIIVAVSNGANITDGLDGLATGTSALIGVMLGIFAYASGNFNFADYLNIMYIPNLGELSIFLAAMIGACVGFLWYNSYPAQVFMGDTGSLTLGGIIASIAIIVHKELLIPIFCGVFLVENVSVMLQVAYFKYTKRKYGEGRRIFLMSPLHHHYQKLGYHESKIVTRFWIVQIMLVVVCIVTLKLR